In Cicer arietinum cultivar CDC Frontier isolate Library 1 chromosome 7, Cicar.CDCFrontier_v2.0, whole genome shotgun sequence, a single window of DNA contains:
- the LOC101495393 gene encoding protein HEADING DATE 3B — translation MKGAIDEGKEISPMFPRLHVKDAEKGGPKAPPRNKMALYEQFSIPSSGHGSGGSLFSLPLRNCTLSTTSTHLGCSTQSIKFCSSNASSILSDKAQAYNSRMINSTKLMASRDFEHKKPAKQITKDNFISSKNSLKTIDGEEAAFITPGSVHVKSSCCGLIIQNDKEKLTRENLSCSLKNLNSFRKMMNSNGAIELKSAQCGKIQMEEHKNSSQIDQKEEEGIPLSLNSFDDMTNASSNSLVKDTNSKSMKKEHRSMKEETKNISIDSLKTLKGSNGNRHEDHAGFVEKIKLKDHCMEKPAKSDVERILGELEIGRRSFFGGKRERSKDEETDRNYDALNKPRSAYRFGMDISPDDVVGLIGDKQFWNTRKTIINQQRIFLMQVFELHRLIKVQRLIAGSPHLLFEDKSPIITSSPKKLDDKSEKAATSDDIKNNVVGNIHLPSVNNITKEHNHLPNYVNHHLGNLALASNDIKNSNSKQSPNIVYPPPPANQWLVPVMSPSEGLVYKPIIGPCPPNSSLVAPLFGACSSLSLNPGNKDVLDQSLGTNCHQKVGIFSSSSLPQLLPTSFMHRSISASAIEQMEQSNYGTKNHQSNAEFMYQTPSSNMSTQISQVMSRNISNYQSYEDNKELQISRASSPSKRMKGVDELPLFPVAPTLWPSSDRDTRVENQSRVIKALPHNAKSASESAARIFKSIQEERKLL, via the exons ATGAAGGGAGCAATTGATGAAGGAAAAGAGATAAGTCCAATGTTTCCAAGGTTGCATGTTAAAGATGCTGAGAAAGGAGGTCCAAAAGCACCTCCAAGGAATAAAATGGCTCTCTATGAACAATTCAGCATCCCTTCATCAGGACATGGATCAGGAGGATCCTTGTTTTCTCTCCCTCTAAGAAATTGCACACTTTCCACAACATCAACCCAT CTTGGTTGCAGTACTCAAAGCATCAAGTTCTGCAGCTCCAATGCATCTTCTATTCTATCTGACAAAGCTCAAGCCTATAATTCCAGAATGATCAATTCAACCAAGTTGATGGCGAGTCGTGACTTCGAACACAAGAAACCTGCAAAACAAATTACCAAAGATAATTTCATCAGTAGTAAGAATTCTCTTAAAACAATTGATGGTGAAGAAGCTGCTTTTATAACTCCTGGTTCTGTTCATGTGAAAAGTTCATGTTGTGGCCTCATCATCCAAAACGACAAAGAAAAACTTACTCGCGAAAATTTGAGCTGTTCGcttaaaaatctaaattcattTAGAAAAATGATGAATTCAAATGGAGCCATAGAACTGAAATCAGCACAATGTGGGAAGATTCAAATGGAAGAACATAAAAATTCAAGTCAAATTGATCAGAAGGAAGAGGAAGGAATTCCTCTCTCATTAAATAGTTTCGATGACATGACAAATGCATCATCAAACTCATTGGTTAAGGATACAAATTCCAAATCGATGAAGAAAGAACATAGATCAATGAAggaagaaacaaaaaatatttcaatagaTAGTTTGAAAACATTGAAAGGTAGCAATGGTAATAGACATGAAGATCATGCAGGATTTGtagaaaaaatcaaattaaaggATCATTGCATGGAGAAACCAGCAAAGAGTGATGTCGAAAGAATTTTGGGTGAGTTAGAAATCGGTAGAAGGTCCTTCTTTGGTGGCAAGAGAGAGAGGAGTAAAGATGAGGAGACTGATAGAAATTATGATGCATTGAATAAACCAAGATCAGCATATAGATTTGGTATGGATATCTCCCCTGATGATGTTGTTGGACTTATAGGTGATAAGCAATTTTGGAACACAAGAAAAACTATCATCAA TCAACAGCGAATATTCCTCATGCAAGTGTTTGAGTTACATAGACTTATAAAG GTGCAAAGATTAATTGCAGGGTCACCTCATCTATTATTTGAAGACAAGTCACCAATAATAACATCCTCTCCCAAGAAACTCGACGACAAGTCCGAAAAAGCCGCGACGTccgatgacattaaaaacaatGTTGTTGGAAATATTCACCTTCCTAGTGTCAACAACATAACCAAAGAACATAATCATCTCCCAAATTATGTCAATCATCATTTAGGAAACCTTGCATTAGCCTCTAATGatataaaaaactcaaattcCAAACAATCACCAAACATTGTCTACCCTCCTCCACCAGCAAATCAATGGTTAGTTCCTGTCATGTCACCATCTGAAGGACTTGTATACAAGCCAATCATCGGACCATGTCCTCCGAATTCAAGCCTCGTGGCACCGTTATTCGGCGCCTGCAGTTCACTAAGCCTGAATCCAGGAAACAAGGATGTTTTAGATCAATCTCTTGGTACAAATTGTCATCAAAAAGTTGGAATCTTTTCTAGTTCATCATTACCACAATTGTTACCAACATCATTCATGCATAGATCTATATCAGCTTCAGCTATTGAACAAATGGAGCAATCTAATTATGGTACTAAAAATCACCAATCAAATGCAGAATTCATGTATCAAACGCCATCATCTAACATGTCAACTCAGATAAGCCAAGTAATGTCAAGAAACATTTCAAATTATCAATCATATGAAGATAATAAAGAATTACAAATAAGTAGAGCTAGTAGTCCATCTAAGAGAATGAAAGGAGTTGATGAACTTCCTTTGTTTCCGGTTGCGCCGACGCTTTGGCCATCATCGGATCGCGACACACGTGTTGAAAACCAATCAAGAGTAATCAAAGCTCTTCCTCATAATGCAAAATCAGCAAGTGAATCAGCAGCCAGGATATTCAAATCAATCCAAGAAGAAAGGAAACTTTTGTAG